The Flavobacterium psychrotrophum region TATGCCGAAGGTTACACCACAGCCGAGGTTACTGCATCGCAAATGGCACTGGGCATACTAAGCGTGTCGCTTATCAATCTTTTCCGTAAAAACAAAACTACCGAAGCCACAAAAGCTACGGGCAAAAATAAATTATACCTTATGCTGGCCGGTACCTCTACAGGGTTTACCAGCGTGTTTTATTATCTTGGGGTAAAGTACATACCGGTATCTGTAGGGATCGTATTGCTAATGCAAAGTGTATGGATGGGCGTACTTGCTGAATGGATGATAACAAAGCAGCCGCCTACACTTAAAAAAATATTGGCAGTACTTGTTGTACTTGGTGGAACCGTACTTGCAACCAATCTTATTAATGCCGATGAAATGCCAGACTGGCGCGGTATTGCATGGGGAATGGCTGCAGCGCTAAGCTATACCATAACCATGTTTGCCGGTAACCGTATTGCGGTAAACCTGCCTGCCCCAAAACGCAGCCTCTTTATGTTGCTGGGTGGGGCAGTAGTGGTACTGACGTTTACCGCTATAACCTGGCCGGGCTATTTTAATTTCCAGATACTTTATACCTGGGGTATACCACTGTCGCTTTTTGGTACACTGTTGCCACCATTGTTCATGAATGCCGGTTTCCCGAAGGTGAGTATGGGGCTGGGCAGTATCGTTTCGGCTATTGAGTTACCGGTATCTGTTACTATGGCTTATATCTTTTTACACGAAACCGTAAGTAACACACAGTGGGCGGGTATTACACTAATATTGGCAGCCATAGTTTTAATGAATATTTCACTTAAAAGAAAAGCATAACTGCTACCTTTGGGTAAAAAGCTATTTATGCAATTACCCTGGCACCTTTATGTAATGGCGGCAATATACTTTTTTGCAGGCGTTAACCACTTCAGGGTGCCACGCCTGTATTTGCGTATCATCCCGCCATCATTACCTAACCCAAAGTTGCTGAATTATATTAGCGGCGCGGCAGAGGTACTGCTTGGTATTGCATTATGCATCCCGGTCGTAAGCCATATTGCTGCGTGGGGTATTATAGCCCTGCTTGTTGCCGTTTTTCCGGCTAATATTTATATGGTAACCAATCCTAAAGCCGCAATGAAAATGCCAA contains the following coding sequences:
- a CDS encoding EamA family transporter — protein: MGNNNTLKGVILVGLGAASYGLLATFVKLAYAEGYTTAEVTASQMALGILSVSLINLFRKNKTTEATKATGKNKLYLMLAGTSTGFTSVFYYLGVKYIPVSVGIVLLMQSVWMGVLAEWMITKQPPTLKKILAVLVVLGGTVLATNLINADEMPDWRGIAWGMAAALSYTITMFAGNRIAVNLPAPKRSLFMLLGGAVVVLTFTAITWPGYFNFQILYTWGIPLSLFGTLLPPLFMNAGFPKVSMGLGSIVSAIELPVSVTMAYIFLHETVSNTQWAGITLILAAIVLMNISLKRKA
- a CDS encoding DoxX family protein, which codes for MQLPWHLYVMAAIYFFAGVNHFRVPRLYLRIIPPSLPNPKLLNYISGAAEVLLGIALCIPVVSHIAAWGIIALLVAVFPANIYMVTNPKAAMKMPKWLLLLRLPMQILLIYWAWLYT